The following coding sequences lie in one Paramisgurnus dabryanus chromosome 16, PD_genome_1.1, whole genome shotgun sequence genomic window:
- the LOC135757467 gene encoding uncharacterized protein isoform X1: MFARFMIQTRGINRHSHITGRSVHNQRIERLWRDVFDQVIDLFYTTFRRMEDEGWLNPDQDVDLFALHWTYLIQRHLQEFQSAWNSHSLRTEGNKTPLQLWSNHERDASNQLCACVSASKVPFLFFEHLPLQWSLHGPDIDEVREDLQGQPAEGVHVPQLDLPRGLTEEELETLPNPDVPYSDALSVYMNTVLAVKQMLGEI, from the exons ATGTTTGCCCGCTTCATGATACAAACCAGAGGAATAAACAGACATTCACACATTACAGGAAGAAGTGTGCACAACCAGAG aattgAGCGGCTGTGGAGAGATGTCTTTGACCAAGTAATAGACCTCTTCTACACTACCTTTCGTCGTATGGAAGATGAAGGATGGCTTAATCCGGACCAGGATGTGGACTTGTTTGCCTTGCACTGGACTTACTTAATTCAGAGGCATCTACAAGAATTTCAGAGTGCCTGGAATAGTCACAGTTTAAGAACCGAAGGCAACAAAACTCCTCTGCAGCTCTGGTCAAATCATGAGAGGGATGCTTCAAATCAG ttgtgtgcttgTGTGTCGGCGAGCAAAGTTCCCTTTTTATTctttgagcacctgcccctccAATGGTCTCTGCACGGCCCTGATATTGATGAAGTCAGGGAAGACCTTCAAGGGCAACCAGCAGAAGGTGTTCATGTTCCTCAGTTGGATCTGCCTCGTGGCTTGACTGAAGAAGAGCTGGAAACATTACCAAACCCAGATGTACCATACTCGGATGCGTTATCTGTCTACATGAACACAGTTCTTGCCGTGAAACAAATGCTTGGTGAAATTTAA
- the LOC135757467 gene encoding uncharacterized protein isoform X2, with product MFARFMIQTRGINRHSHITGRSVHNQRIERLWRDVFDQVIDLFYTTFRRMEDEGWLNPDQDVDLFALHWTYLIQRHLQEFQSAWNSHSLRTEGNKTPLQLWSNHERDASNQGKLTALAAPTRARHGAQYREDPPRAGVEPKRCVLVCRRAKFPFYSLSTCPSNGLCTALILMKSGKTFKGNQQKVFMFLSWICLVA from the exons ATGTTTGCCCGCTTCATGATACAAACCAGAGGAATAAACAGACATTCACACATTACAGGAAGAAGTGTGCACAACCAGAG aattgAGCGGCTGTGGAGAGATGTCTTTGACCAAGTAATAGACCTCTTCTACACTACCTTTCGTCGTATGGAAGATGAAGGATGGCTTAATCCGGACCAGGATGTGGACTTGTTTGCCTTGCACTGGACTTACTTAATTCAGAGGCATCTACAAGAATTTCAGAGTGCCTGGAATAGTCACAGTTTAAGAACCGAAGGCAACAAAACTCCTCTGCAGCTCTGGTCAAATCATGAGAGGGATGCTTCAAATCAG GGAAAGCTCACAGCGCTAGCAGCGCCCACACGTGCACGACACGGTGCGCAGTACAGGGAGGATCCCCCTCGAGCCGGCGTTGAACCGAAGCG ttgtgtgcttgTGTGTCGGCGAGCAAAGTTCCCTTTTTATTctttgagcacctgcccctccAATGGTCTCTGCACGGCCCTGATATTGATGAAGTCAGGGAAGACCTTCAAGGGCAACCAGCAGAAGGTGTTCATGTTCCTCAGTTGGATCTGCCTCGTGGCTTGA